A window from Vulpes lagopus strain Blue_001 chromosome 23, ASM1834538v1, whole genome shotgun sequence encodes these proteins:
- the LOC121481066 gene encoding LOW QUALITY PROTEIN: olfactory receptor 2A5-like (The sequence of the model RefSeq protein was modified relative to this genomic sequence to represent the inferred CDS: inserted 1 base in 1 codon) — protein sequence MRGRDWKNNSSVTEFILLGFSRNLRTNWILFFLFLFLYLFTVLGNGLIVTLIRVDARLDTPMYFFLSILSVLDLSYATTTVPQMLVHLVSKKKTISYIGCVVQMYIFLTLGITETWIFAAMAYDRYVAICYPLHYGVKMGQTLCVVLAVSSALCGLICALVYTVFAMNLPYCGPSEINHFFCEIPAVLKLACPDTSLNDQVDFILGFILLLIPLSLILTSYVRIFMAILKIRSTQGRIKAFSTCASHIAVVXMFCIPFMVMYMRPGSEASPEDDKKLALFYNVISAFLNPIIYSLRNKDVKRSVLKLIGMSEDAQ from the exons ATGCGTGGCCGAGACTGGAAAAACAACAGCTCTGTAACTGAGTTTATCCTCCTGGGCTTCTCCAGAAATCTCAGGACCAACtggattcttttcttcctcttcctctttctttactTATTTACAGTCCTGGGTAATGGACTCATTGTTACCCTGATAAGAGTAGATGCACGCCTCgacacccccatgtacttcttcctcagcATCCTCTCTGTACTGGATCTCAGCTATGCCACCACCACAGTGCCCCAGATGTTGGTCCATCTAGTAAGCAAGAAAAAGACCATATCCTACATTGGGTGTGTGGTCCAGATGTATATTTTCCTGACCTTGGGCATCACTGAGACTTGGATTTTTGCAGCCATGGCCTATGACAGATATGTTGCCATATGCTATCCACTCCATTATGGGGTCAAGATGGGCCAAACCCTGTGTGTAGTCCTGGCAGTCAGCTCTGCCCTTTGTGGTCTCATCTGTGCCCTAGTCTACACAGTCTTTGCAATGAATCTGCCCTACTGCGGCCCCAGTGAAATCAACCACTTCTTTTGTGAAATTCCTGCTGTCTTGAAGTTGGCCTGTCCAGATACATCCCTCAATGACCAAGTGGACTTTATCTTAGGTTTCATCTTGCTCCTGATTCCATTATCCCTCATCCTGACCTCATATGTTCGCATCTTCATGGCTATTCTAAAGATTCGCTCCACACAGGGACGAATCAAAGCCTTCTCCACCTGTGCTTCACACATCGCTGTGG CTATGTTCTGTATTCCATTCATGGTCATGTATATGAGGCCTGGCTCTGAAGCTTCCCCAGAGGATGACAAGAAGTTGGCCCTGTTCTACAATGTCATTTCTGCCTTTCTAAATCCTATCATCTATAGCCTCCGGAACAAAGATGTGAAGAGGTCTGTTCTCAAGTTAATTGGAATGAGTGAGGATGCTCAATAG